ATACGAGCGAATCTGGCTGCCCCACTCGATCTTCTTTTTATTGCCTTCGATCTCGTTTTTGGCCGCTTCCTGGATATCCTGCTCGAGTTTGTAGATCCGGCTCTTGAGCATCTTCATCGCCCGCTCCCGGTTCTGGAGCTGGCTCCGCTCCTCGGTGCATTCCGCGACGACCCGGGCTTCTTCTCCGTTGGATAGTGGGCCTATCCAGATGTATCGCGCCCCGGTTTCTACCTTGTTCACGTTCTGGCCGCCCTTGCCGCCCGAGCGGAACGTCTGCAGTTCCAACTGATCGGGCTTGATGTCTACCGTGATCGTCTCGTCGATCTCGGGATAGACGAATACGCTGGTGAACGACGTATGCCGCTTGCCGCTCGAATCGAACGGAGAAATACGCACGAGGCGATGCACGCCGCTTTCGGACTTGAGGTAGCCGTAAGCGTACTCGCCGGCGATGCGGATCGACGCACTTTTGATGCCGGCTCCTTCTCCTTCCTGATAATCCAGCATGGTCACGGCGAACCCTGCCTTTTCGGCATACCGGGTATACATGCGGAGCAGCATCTCGGCCCAATCCTGGGCTTCGGTGCCGCCGGCGCCGGGATGGATGGTAAGGATGGCGTCCCGCTGGTCATCCGGGC
The DNA window shown above is from Rhodothermales bacterium and carries:
- the prfB gene encoding peptide chain release factor 2 (programmed frameshift), coding for MPRTTEEIRSLLERVYTLGRYLDPAHREQQIDALSQRRLNPDFWQNQTAAREVEREIALHESWLNAWKRIERSAQDVDTLLELDAEEGGLAEDIQVEAERLAALVDALEFRKMMSGPDDQRDAILTIHPGAGGTEAQDWAEMLLRMYTRYAEKAGFAVTMLDYQEGEGAGIKSASIRIAGEYAYGYLKSESGVHRLVRISPFDSSGKRHTSFTSVFVYPEIDETITVDIKPDQLELQTFRSGGKGGQNVNKVETGARYIWIGPLSNGEEARVVAECTEERSQLQNRERAMKMLKSRIYKLEQDIQEAAKNEIEGNKKKIEWGSQIRSYVFQPYTMVNDHRTETKVTDVQSVMEGNLDELIKAFLMQ